Sequence from the Lysobacter solisilvae genome:
TGGGAATGGTTCGGCATCGCCAAGGCCATGCACGAGTCGGGGCTGCACCCGGACTTCATCGTCATCGATGGCGCCGAGGGCGGCACCGGGGCCGCGCCGGCGGAGTTCATGGACCATGTGGGCGTGCCGATGCACGAAGCGCTCATGCTCGTGCACAACACGCTGGTCGGACTGGAACTGCGCGACCGCATCCGCGTCGGTGCCGCGGGGAAGATCGTGAGCGCATTCGACATCGCGCGGACCCTCGCTCTGGGAGCGGACTGGTGCAATGCCGCGCGCGGGTTCATGTTCGCGCTGGGCTGCATCCAGGCCCAGAGCTGCCACACCGACCGCTGTCCGACCGGCGTGGCCACCCAGGACCCGACCCGCTGGCGCGGACTGGAAGTGGCCGACAAGGCTACGCGCGTGCATCACTTCCACGAAAACACGCTGCACGCGCTGCGCGATCTGCTGTGCGCCGCAGGATTGGAGCACCCGTCGGATATAGGCCCGGAGCATGTGCTCCGGCGCGTCTCGCCGATCGAAGTGCGTTCGCTGGCGGCGCTCTACCGCTTCCTGGAACCGGGCGAACTGTTGAAGGGCATTCCCGAACACGCGGTATTCAAGGCGTTCTGGCGCCGGGCGCGCAGCGACAGCTTCTCCCAGTGAAGCGCGTTGCCGGTGCTGGAGGACCGCAAGCGGTCTAGCTGGCGATGTACCGCTGCAACTGGTCCAGTTCGACCTGCTGGTCTTCGATCACGGCCTTGACGAGGTCGCCGATGGAGACCACGCCCACCACCTCGCCGTTCTGCAGCACCGGCAGGTGGCGGATGCGCCGATCCGTGACGAGCTGCATGCAGTGGTCCGCGTTGTCGTCCAGCCCGATGGAGACGACGTCCGAGGTCATGATCGCGCGCACCGGGGTATCGGAGGACGAGCGGCCCTGCAGGACGATCTTGCGGGCGTAATCCCGCTCGGAGAGGATGCCCACCAGCTGCGTGCCCTGCATGACCAGGACGGCGCCGATGCGTTTTTCGGCCATCAGGCGGATCGCGTCGATGACGGCGGAGTCCGGATCGATCGCGAAGATCTCAGGCGCTTTCGCTCCGAGCAGCTGGCGTACGGTACGCATGGCTTTCTCCTTCGATGGCCGTTGTCCCCGAGGATACTCCCGTCGACGGCTGCCAGGTATCGACCAGGTAGAGCGGACGCTGCTTGGACTCCTCGTAGAGCCGCCCCAGGTATTCACCGATCAGGCCCAGCGCGATCAGCTGCACGCCGCCCAGGAAGAGGATGACCGCCATCATCGTGGGCCAGCCCGCGACGGGGTCGCCCCAGGCCAGGGCCTTCACCACGATCCAGGCGCCGTAGAGGAATGCCGCGACGGCGGTCGCCATGCCCGTGTACGTGGCCAGACGCAGCGGGGCCGTGGAAAAACTGGTGATCCCTTCCAGTGCGAAATTCCACAGGCGCCAGAAATTGAACTTGGTATGGCCGGCGGCGCGCGGGTCGCGCTGGTATGGAACGGCGACCGACCGGAAGCCCACCCATCCGAACAGGCCCTTCATGAAGCGATGCCGTTCGCGCAACTGGCGCAGCGCGGCCAACGCACGCGGCGACAGCAGCCGGAAGTCACCGGTATCGGCGGGGATGGGGGTGTGGGAAAGCCGCCCAATCACGCGATAGAACAGGTGGGCTGTGCCGCGCTTGAGCCAACCTTCGCCTTCGCGCTGCACGCGGGTCCCGTGCACGTCGTCGTAGCCTTCGCGCCAGCGCGCGACGAACTGGGGGATCAGTTCCGGCGGGTCCTGCCCGTCGGCGTCGAGGATGACCGCGGCGCCGGTGTCCACGTGGTCAAGTCCGGCGGTCAGCGCAGATTCCTTGCCGAAATTGCGCGAGAGCCTCAGCAGGCAGACGCGCGGGTCGGCCGCGGCGATGGACTGCAGCGCCGTCCATGTCGCATCGCGGCTGCCGTCGTCGACGTAAAGAATGCGCCCGTCCACGTCCGGCATGGCATCGAGCACCGCCTGCAGCCGCGGTTGCAGCAGAGGCAGCGCATCGGCTTCATTGAAGGCGGCAATGACGATGGTGAGCCGGTCGCGGGTCATGGACGAGGATCGCTGGTGAACGGGACGGGTCCGCGATGCAGGGTAGCCCTTCGCGCAGGCACGTGGGATGAGGCTCGCGCGATCGGGTGGCCGAGGCAAGCCGGCAGGAGGGGGCAGCCGGCACCCCGGGCAGACCGGGCTCGCTCCCTCCAGCCGGGCCGCCCTGCGGTCATTCGAGTTGCCGGAGCAGGGTCGCGCCGCCGAGGTGGCGCATCTGCCGCTGGATCGCGTTGCTGCGACGCTGCACATAGGGGCCGGGACGACTGATGCTGTAGCGGCGCGGATTGGGCAGGACGGCGGCCATGCGGGCGGCTTCGGCCGGGCCCAGCCTGCGCGCGTCCTTGCGGAAGTACGTGCGCGCCGCGGCCTGGGCGCCGTAGACCCCGTCACCCAGCTCCACCGTATTGGCATAGACCTCGATGATCCGCTGCTTCGACCACAGAGTCTCGATCAGTACCGTGTACCAGACCTCCAGGCCCTTTCGCAGCCAGCGCGTGGGCCCGCGACCGCGCCACAGGAACAGGTTCTTCGCCGTCTGCTGGCTGATCGTGCTGGCGCCGCGCAGTCGCTGCACCGTGGTGTTGCGCTTGCGCGCGCGCTCTTCGGCGCGCTCGTTGTGCTGGCGCGCCTTTTCGATGGCCTTGAAGTCGAAGCCATGGTGGTGGGGGAAGTTCTGGTCCTCGGCCGCGATCATCGCCACCGGGACATGCGCGGAAATCTCATCCATGTCGCGCCAGTCGTAGGCGATTCGGAATCCGAAGTCGCCGCTGCCCCAGGCTTCGAGCTGGCGCGCCACCATGAACGCGGAAAGCGGCGGCTGGACGAACCGCAGTACCAGCACCTGGACGACGCTGAAGATCGCGAAGTACAGGGGGATGCGCCACCACCAGCGCCGGACGAACGCAATCAGCCCCCGTCGGGCCGGGGCCGCCGGGCCCGGTGCCAGATCATCGGTCATACTTTGTAGGCGCCCCGGCGCGAACCTGCTCAATTCCCCGACATGTTGATGGGTCACCCGCCCGATGCCAAGCGCTTCCCCGCCCGCCCCTTCCGCGCTTGACGCGCTGCTCGCGCACGCGCGCCAGGTGTCCGCCACCGGGGACGCCGCGGGCGCCCAGCTTTGCTGGCAGAAGGTGCTCGAGCAGGTCCCGCACCACCCCGAGGCCTGGTACCAGCTCGGATGGCAGGCGCTGTCGGAAGGACGCTATGGGCAGGCCCAGGATTGCCTGCGCCGCGCCGTGGCCGGCGCACCGCAACTGGCGGTCCTGCATTCCACCCTGGCCCGCGCATATCGCCTGGACGGGCAGTTCGAGCAGGCGCTGGCGTCACTCGAGCGGGCCGTGCTGGCCGACCCGCTGGCGTGGGGCGCCCGCTATGAACAGGGCGAGGTGCTCGTCGCGATGGGGCGCCGCCGCGCCGCCGCCATGGCGTGGCAGATGGCATTGAGCATCACCCCACCCGGCCAGCTCCATGTGGCCGAGGTCAAGACCATGGTGGATCGCGCCCAGGCGTTCGTCGGCGATGTCCGGAGCGAACTGGGGGAGCACCTGCGTGCGCAACTGGGCGATCTGTACGCCCAGGCCGACTCGCACGAGCGCCGGCGTTTCGACGCATGCCTGGGCATTGTCGAAGGCACGCGCCGCTTCGCGACGCAACAGCCGGCCACGCTGCCTTATCCGCGGCTGCCGGCGATCCCGTTCTTCGATCGCGACGAGTTCGAGTGGGTGCCGCAGATCGAGGCCGCCTTTCCGGCCATCCTGGCCGAGCTCCACGACCTGCTCGAACGGCCCACCGGCTTCGAACCGTATGTGCAGAGCGAGCCCGGAATATCGGCGCGCCAGTTCAGCGCCCTGGACCACACGCTGGACTGGGGCGCGTTCTTCCTGTGGAAGCACGGCCAGCGGATCGAGGAGAACTGCCGCCGCTGCCCCGCCACCGAGGCGGCGCTGGCCGCAGTGCCCCAGGTCCACATCGCCGAGCGCGCGCCGGTGTCCTTCTTCTCGGCGCTCAAGCCGCGCACGCACATCCCCATGCATTTCGGTGCGACCAATACGCGCCTCACCGTCCACCTGCCGCTGATCGTGCCGGAGAACTGCGCCATCAGCGTCGGCGGCGAGGTGCGGGGCTGGACGCCCGGGGAACTGCTGATCTTCGACGACACCTTCGAGCACGAAGCCTGGAACCGCAGCGACAGCCTGCGCGTGGTCCTGATCTTCGACGTGTGGAACCCCCTGCTCAGCCCGCTGGAGCGTGAACTGGTGACGCGGACGATCGGGGGGCTCCTTGATTTCTACCGCGGCCATGCCGATCTGGGAGAGCTATGACCAACGATCGCGACAGCCTCACCCGTTTCATCATCGAGCGCGCCGGCGTGCGTGGCGTGCGCGTGCACCTGCAGGACGCCTGGCGCCACATCCTTACGCGCACCGACTACCCTGCCGCCGCCGCGGAACTGCTGGGCGAAGCCACGGCCGCCGCCGCCCTGTTCACCGGCCATGCCAAGGTCGCGGGACGGCTGTCGGTGCAACTGCGCGGCACTGGCGCGCTGCGCACGCTCTTCACCGAATGCACGGCCTCGGGCACGGTGCGCGGGATCGCCCAACTGGCCGACGAAGGCGAGGTTTCGCGCGACCTGCGAGACCTCGGCCCGGATGCCATGCTGGCGATCACGATCGAAAATCCGCCCACATCGCAACACCGCGACCCGGTGCGCTATCAGGGCCTGATCGCCCTGGAATCCGATTCGCTGGCGGGCGCGTTCGAGGATTACTTCCGCCGCTCGGAGCAACTGCCCACTCGCCTGTTGCTGACGGCCAACGAGCATTCCGCGGCGGGCCTGATGCTGCAGAAGCTGCCTGGCGATACGGGCGACGAGGATGGCTGGGCGCGGGCCGGGGCGTTGTTCGACACGCTTTCGACCCAGGAGCTGCTGGATCTTCCGGCCGAGACCCTCTTGATGCGCCTGTTCCACGAGGACGACGTCAAGATCCTGGGCGGCCACCCGCTGGCCTTCGCGTGCTCGTGTTCCCGCGAACGGGTGGAGGCGATGCTGGTGTCGCTGGGTGCGCAGGAGGCCCTGGCGGCCGTGGCCGACGGACAGGCCCACGTGCGTTGTGAGTTCTGCGGCCAGTCCTATCTCTTCAGTGGGGAACAGGTGGAGGCGTTGTTCGTTCCGGCAGGGGCCGAGCTCCAGCCGGCCCCGGACCGACTCCAATGATTCAGGTTGCGACTGCCGGCACAGATTGTTAAAGAAGCATAAAGGGACTATAGTCCTCAGCCCAGAAAGCGGGGAACTTCACCGGCCCAACCCGGTCGTAACCACGCCATGAAAGCGCGCCTCTTCCAACTGCCTCTTGCCCTGATGCTCGCGCTCGCCGCGACACCCGGCGCGCATGCGCAGTCCGGGGGCAAGCTGTCGGATACGACCCTGCTCCCGGTCTGGAATGCCAACAGCGGCAAGCTCGAGGCCGTGCTCCAGCTGGAACCCACGTCGATGCCGGTCGCCGGTGCGCGCTGGCGTACTGGACGCAATACCCTCGACGCCGCATTCGGCTTGGACGCGGGCAATACCCTTGGCCTGGTCTGCGACCGCAAGACCGGCCTGGCCACGGCCATCGGCAATCTCGCCAACCACTGCATGCTCGCAGCCCTGGACAACGACGCCGGCGACCGCCAGGTCGCAGCCGGCGCGAGCCTGATCCGCGGCACGGGCCGAGTGGGCGTGACGCTGGGCACGGCCCGGGACACGCTCCCCGCCTGGCTGAGCCCGACCGCGAAGACCACCCGGCTCGACCAGAACAGCCTGACCCTCTACGGCCAGAAGAACATCGGCCGCGAGGCGACCGTCTCCATTGGTGGCACCTGGGCCCGCGCGCGGCTGATTCCGGCCGGGGACGTCCCCAGCGAGGTCACCGACCGCTGGACCAGCCAGAGCATTTCCATCGGCGCCGGAGTGGGGAATTTTGGCGCCAACATCGTCGGCCGCGTGGTCGACACGCCCGGGCTGCCGGGCCAATGGGAAGGGCTGGGCGTCGGATTGACGTGGCGCACGCCCTGGAGCGGGCAGCTGACGGTGGGCGCCGAGAACGTCGTCACCCGCGGCAAGAACCCCTTTGCCCCGAGCAATCTCGACAAGGACGAGGGCACCGTTCCCTACGTCCGGTACGAGCAGGACCTCTGACGGGACATCCCCGCGTCTTCGCGGCGGGCGCTGACAGCGCCCCCATCTTCTCCTAGCTGATCGCTCAAGCCCCGTATTCAGGGCTCGCGCTTGTCATTGCGCGGCCAATTTCCGTGCCGGCCATCCCATTCGGGCCCCGTCCCGACGAGCGCCGATGAGCGGTCGCCGGACGCCCGCGCGGCTCTTGCCGCACCCGCGCGGCGGGGACGGATTTCGCCACCCACCCGCCCCGGGAGGTCCTCCACGGGCCCTGGGGACGGGATTTCGCCACCGAGCCCTATCACGCGCCGCCCCTTGAAAAAAGGGCCAGAACGCCTTTCGTCGGCCCGCGTTAACGACACTTTAATTTTTGAAAAGAGGGGGCTACTATCGCCCGGACCTTACCGGATTGGGTGTCTTTTTTGACATCACCGGGAGGGTTCCCATGGGAAACCACACCAAGATCGACTTGGAGAGAGAGATCATGCAATTGAAGAGAACCAAGCTGCGCGACGCGATTACCTTCGCGATCGTCGTCGGCGCCACGGGGTTCGCAGGTTCGGCGCTCGCACAGGACGCCCAGCCGGCAGCCCAGCCCGCCGACCAGCCGACCGAGCTCGACGCCATCCAGGTGACCGGTAGCCGTATTTCGATCCCCGGCCTGACCACCAACAGCCCGGTCATGACCGTCGAGCGCGCCGAGATCGACCGCGCGCAGCCGGTTTCTGCCGAAGACTTCCTGAAGCAGCAGCCCAGCGCCGTCCCGGCCATGGGCCCGGGCATGAACAACGGCAACGCCGGTGCCGCGACGCTGAACCTGCGTGGCCTGGGTGCGAACCGCACGCTCGTCCTGCTGGACGGCCGCCGCCTGGTGCCGTTCGATCTGAACGGCGTCGTCGACACCAACATCATCCCGGTCGCCCTGCTGCAGAGCGTGGACATCGTGACCGGTGGCGCCTCGGCCGTGTACGGCGCCGACGCCATCGCCGGTGTCGCCAACTTCGTGCTGCGTCGTGACTTCGAAGGCCTGGAAATCGCCTCGCAGTACGGCATGTCGCACGAAAACGACGGTGACCGCTGGCGCACCGACGTCACCATGGGTGCCAACTTCGACGACGGCCGCGGCAACGTGGCGCTGAGCGTTGGTCGTTCGCACACCGACGACGTCCGCCAGGGCTCGCGTCCGTGGGGCCTGGTCTCGCGTTCGTCGGCTTCCGGCAACGCGCAGGGTTCCGGCACCGCGACCCCGACCAACATCTTCGGTGAGTTCGATGTGGGCGGCACGGTCGACCAGACCACCGGCCTGATCACCGGCCCGAACGCGACCTACAACTTCAACCCGCTGAATTTCTACCAGGTCGGTGGCGATCGCTACCAGGCCACGGCCCTGGGCCGTTACGAAATCACCGAGAAGGCTGAAGCCTACGCCCAGCTGCTGTACACCAAGTCGGACGTCTTCACCCAGCTGGCCTCGTCGGGTACGTTCCTTGACACCTTCGCGGTGAACATCGGCAACCCGTACATCAACGACGCCATGCGCGCCCAGCTGTGCGCGGACCGTGCTGCCCTCAACGCCTCGGAAATCGCTGCTGGCGTGGATCCGGCTGACGCCACCCCGCTCATCGCCGACTGCTCGCTCAACAGCCTGGAGACGGTCAACCTCACGCTCGGCCGCCGCT
This genomic interval carries:
- a CDS encoding XOO1806 family protein, with amino-acid sequence MLALAATPGAHAQSGGKLSDTTLLPVWNANSGKLEAVLQLEPTSMPVAGARWRTGRNTLDAAFGLDAGNTLGLVCDRKTGLATAIGNLANHCMLAALDNDAGDRQVAAGASLIRGTGRVGVTLGTARDTLPAWLSPTAKTTRLDQNSLTLYGQKNIGREATVSIGGTWARARLIPAGDVPSEVTDRWTSQSISIGAGVGNFGANIVGRVVDTPGLPGQWEGLGVGLTWRTPWSGQLTVGAENVVTRGKNPFAPSNLDKDEGTVPYVRYEQDL
- the hslO gene encoding Hsp33 family molecular chaperone HslO, with protein sequence MTNDRDSLTRFIIERAGVRGVRVHLQDAWRHILTRTDYPAAAAELLGEATAAAALFTGHAKVAGRLSVQLRGTGALRTLFTECTASGTVRGIAQLADEGEVSRDLRDLGPDAMLAITIENPPTSQHRDPVRYQGLIALESDSLAGAFEDYFRRSEQLPTRLLLTANEHSAAGLMLQKLPGDTGDEDGWARAGALFDTLSTQELLDLPAETLLMRLFHEDDVKILGGHPLAFACSCSRERVEAMLVSLGAQEALAAVADGQAHVRCEFCGQSYLFSGEQVEALFVPAGAELQPAPDRLQ
- a CDS encoding CBS domain-containing protein, whose product is MRTVRQLLGAKAPEIFAIDPDSAVIDAIRLMAEKRIGAVLVMQGTQLVGILSERDYARKIVLQGRSSSDTPVRAIMTSDVVSIGLDDNADHCMQLVTDRRIRHLPVLQNGEVVGVVSIGDLVKAVIEDQQVELDQLQRYIAS
- the mtgA gene encoding monofunctional biosynthetic peptidoglycan transglycosylase; the encoded protein is MTDDLAPGPAAPARRGLIAFVRRWWWRIPLYFAIFSVVQVLVLRFVQPPLSAFMVARQLEAWGSGDFGFRIAYDWRDMDEISAHVPVAMIAAEDQNFPHHHGFDFKAIEKARQHNERAEERARKRNTTVQRLRGASTISQQTAKNLFLWRGRGPTRWLRKGLEVWYTVLIETLWSKQRIIEVYANTVELGDGVYGAQAAARTYFRKDARRLGPAEAARMAAVLPNPRRYSISRPGPYVQRRSNAIQRQMRHLGGATLLRQLE
- a CDS encoding aspartyl/asparaginyl beta-hydroxylase domain-containing protein — translated: MPSASPPAPSALDALLAHARQVSATGDAAGAQLCWQKVLEQVPHHPEAWYQLGWQALSEGRYGQAQDCLRRAVAGAPQLAVLHSTLARAYRLDGQFEQALASLERAVLADPLAWGARYEQGEVLVAMGRRRAAAMAWQMALSITPPGQLHVAEVKTMVDRAQAFVGDVRSELGEHLRAQLGDLYAQADSHERRRFDACLGIVEGTRRFATQQPATLPYPRLPAIPFFDRDEFEWVPQIEAAFPAILAELHDLLERPTGFEPYVQSEPGISARQFSALDHTLDWGAFFLWKHGQRIEENCRRCPATEAALAAVPQVHIAERAPVSFFSALKPRTHIPMHFGATNTRLTVHLPLIVPENCAISVGGEVRGWTPGELLIFDDTFEHEAWNRSDSLRVVLIFDVWNPLLSPLERELVTRTIGGLLDFYRGHADLGEL
- a CDS encoding glycosyltransferase family 2 protein, which translates into the protein MTRDRLTIVIAAFNEADALPLLQPRLQAVLDAMPDVDGRILYVDDGSRDATWTALQSIAAADPRVCLLRLSRNFGKESALTAGLDHVDTGAAVILDADGQDPPELIPQFVARWREGYDDVHGTRVQREGEGWLKRGTAHLFYRVIGRLSHTPIPADTGDFRLLSPRALAALRQLRERHRFMKGLFGWVGFRSVAVPYQRDPRAAGHTKFNFWRLWNFALEGITSFSTAPLRLATYTGMATAVAAFLYGAWIVVKALAWGDPVAGWPTMMAVILFLGGVQLIALGLIGEYLGRLYEESKQRPLYLVDTWQPSTGVSSGTTAIEGESHAYRTPAARSESA